Proteins from a single region of Rhodospirillales bacterium:
- the tsaE gene encoding tRNA (adenosine(37)-N6)-threonylcarbamoyltransferase complex ATPase subunit type 1 TsaE: protein MKHISDNEKDTSRIAAALAEDLQPGNVLLLHGTLGMGKTVFARALIRALTNQHDIDVPSPTFTLVQLYDGLTCPIYHYDLYRIEHPDEIFELGWDDALADGITIVEWPDRLGPYKPPLSLDITLSNADNDPNKREILIEKNA from the coding sequence ATGAAACACATCAGCGATAATGAAAAAGATACAAGCCGTATCGCTGCCGCTTTGGCCGAAGATTTACAGCCTGGCAATGTACTTTTGCTGCACGGAACACTCGGCATGGGCAAAACCGTTTTCGCACGCGCGCTCATTCGCGCCCTTACCAACCAGCACGATATAGACGTGCCCAGTCCAACATTCACGCTTGTCCAACTCTATGACGGCCTGACCTGCCCGATTTATCATTATGATCTCTACCGCATCGAACACCCGGATGAAATTTTCGAGCTTGGCTGGGACGATGCTCTGGCTGATGGCATCACAATCGTCGAATGGCCCGATCGTTTAGGTCCCTACAAACCTCCCCTTTCTCTGGACATTACCCTTTCGAATGCTGACAATGATCCGAATAAACGAGAGATTCTGATTGAGAAAAACGCATGA
- a CDS encoding nucleotidyltransferase family protein: MTTAAKSMSDRAFILAAGFGKRLRPYTNDIPKPMVEVGNGAMIDQALDKLGAIGIRSCVINTHYKAEILQRHLQTRRRPEVILSHEPDLLDTGGGIKAAISHFDAPFLVLSGDSVWEDAPGQNTLETLAAYWDPARMDILILLQAIETMTLTHALGDYDLDEDGHAHRSINKTGRYMWTSIRINAPEIFGNAPDGPFSYLDLLDTAQAKGRLYGLVHHGEWHHISTPADLDAVNAALKTRSGQS; encoded by the coding sequence ATGACTACAGCCGCTAAGTCCATGTCCGATAGAGCGTTTATCCTGGCCGCAGGGTTCGGCAAACGCCTGCGTCCCTACACCAACGATATTCCAAAGCCGATGGTCGAAGTGGGCAACGGTGCAATGATTGATCAGGCTCTCGATAAACTCGGCGCTATCGGCATCAGGTCCTGCGTCATCAATACCCATTACAAGGCTGAAATTCTCCAGCGCCATCTGCAAACAAGGCGCAGGCCTGAAGTCATTCTCTCTCACGAACCGGATCTGCTCGACACCGGCGGCGGCATCAAAGCGGCCATCAGCCATTTCGATGCCCCGTTTCTTGTTCTCAGTGGCGATTCCGTATGGGAAGATGCTCCCGGCCAAAATACTCTCGAAACACTAGCCGCATATTGGGATCCGGCGCGCATGGACATCCTCATACTGCTTCAGGCGATCGAAACCATGACCCTTACCCACGCGCTGGGTGATTATGATCTGGACGAAGATGGTCACGCTCATCGCTCCATCAATAAAACCGGACGTTATATGTGGACAAGCATTCGCATCAATGCCCCGGAAATCTTCGGAAACGCCCCAGACGGGCCTTTTTCATATCTGGATTTACTCGACACCGCCCAGGCAAAGGGGCGCCTCTACGGCCTTGTCCATCACGGCGAATGGCATCATATCTCTACGCCTGCAGATCTCGATGCTGTCAATGCCGCCCTGAAAACCAGATCCGGTCAATCATGA
- the addB gene encoding double-strand break repair protein AddB, giving the protein MNALNAPAKNITTISAGQPFSRLLADRLLEDYAGREESLSQTLILLPTRRACRVLQDSFLALREAKPLILPRMQPLGDLDEEELSLSITGQTGQDHAWSLPAALPDLQRQILLAKLIRQIHTDDSLYSASHEQTLKLAQALGMFMDHVYTENLDMADLANLVPEDFAEHWQITLKFLEILSEHWPKILAEKGVIDQADRRNRLILALAKHWQACPPKTPVIGAGSTGSIPATARLLSVIAELPEGEVILPGFDLDLDEDSWNALGETHPQFGFKQLLGRMKIDRETVKPFKNVQNNPHNNNRQILARQLMRPAETAQRWAEIAECAQSSAALKNALDDLSLISCQHLREEADVIALLMRQTLETPDKTACLITPDRELAARVAASCQRWNITIDDSAGQNLRHLPIGIFILAVLEAISEDFSPIALLSLLKQGFCQMGKNVQAHVCQTTALDFVLRGNKPSAGFTGLKKHIEKQESLDENLKAEVLGLLSELEDIFTPLLALQAEPKTFRQILQTHLHICESLCASEDREGAQNLWHGEIGRHASRFFSELFDHAHALDTLNLRDYAAVLAHFMNQTQIRPAFGTHPRLQILGTLEARLIDADLVILGGLNEGVWPPEPATDPWMSRPMRKEFGLPAPERGIGLAAHDFVQGLCAPCVILTRAEKQDGAPTVPSRWLQRLEAVLHAANLETPQGGNILHWARLLDHTSEVKPIDMPSPCPPVEMRPRHLSVTKIETWLRDPYAIYARYILGLKILDPLEKPVDVAQRGQLLHKILERYVLETRDALPDGSAALALKIAREEIDRRGDDPHLWSFWWPRFAKTAQWLDSHERGLREATRNLAVEARGEIDIKAPGGDFNLTAIADRIDLLPDGKAALIDYKSGGTYSAKAIENGTLPQLPLEALILEKGGFKNLKPYVTGSLQYWVLNGTGDGAKLTIYDNALDELVKRTAENLTALITSYDNPDRAYLCQPRPDQAPRFNDYEHFERVKEWAISADSEETEAA; this is encoded by the coding sequence ATGAATGCTCTAAATGCGCCAGCTAAAAATATCACCACCATTTCCGCCGGGCAGCCCTTTTCTCGCCTGCTGGCTGACCGTCTGCTCGAAGACTACGCTGGTCGCGAAGAAAGCTTAAGCCAAACACTTATCTTGCTGCCTACTCGCCGCGCCTGCCGCGTCCTGCAAGACAGCTTTCTAGCCCTAAGAGAAGCCAAACCGCTTATTCTGCCGCGTATGCAACCCCTTGGCGATCTTGATGAAGAAGAGCTTTCCCTGTCCATCACCGGTCAAACCGGCCAAGATCACGCCTGGTCCTTGCCTGCCGCTCTTCCCGACTTGCAGCGTCAAATCCTGCTGGCAAAACTCATTCGCCAGATCCATACTGACGATAGCCTCTACAGCGCTTCGCATGAACAAACCCTGAAGCTGGCGCAGGCGCTTGGGATGTTTATGGATCACGTCTATACTGAAAATCTCGATATGGCCGATCTGGCTAATCTTGTGCCCGAAGACTTCGCCGAGCATTGGCAAATCACTCTAAAGTTTCTTGAAATTCTGAGCGAGCACTGGCCAAAAATTCTTGCTGAAAAAGGCGTTATTGACCAAGCTGACCGACGAAACCGCCTCATTCTTGCACTGGCCAAACACTGGCAAGCTTGTCCGCCGAAAACGCCCGTTATAGGCGCAGGCTCGACCGGCTCTATTCCTGCAACAGCGCGATTGCTCTCTGTCATTGCCGAGTTGCCAGAAGGTGAGGTCATTCTACCCGGCTTTGACCTGGATCTCGATGAAGACAGCTGGAACGCTCTTGGCGAAACCCACCCGCAATTTGGTTTTAAACAGCTTCTCGGGCGTATGAAAATTGATCGCGAAACGGTAAAGCCCTTTAAAAACGTGCAAAACAACCCGCACAATAATAACCGTCAAATCCTTGCCAGGCAGCTCATGCGCCCTGCCGAAACCGCACAGCGTTGGGCCGAGATTGCTGAGTGCGCGCAAAGCTCCGCTGCGCTGAAAAACGCGCTGGATGATCTTTCTCTCATCTCCTGCCAACATTTACGCGAAGAAGCCGACGTCATAGCTCTGCTCATGCGGCAAACGCTGGAAACACCGGACAAAACGGCCTGTCTTATCACGCCTGATCGTGAACTCGCCGCTCGCGTTGCCGCTTCTTGCCAACGTTGGAATATCACAATCGACGATTCAGCCGGCCAAAATCTCCGCCATTTACCTATCGGCATATTCATACTCGCTGTTCTGGAAGCTATAAGCGAAGATTTTTCTCCCATCGCGCTGCTTAGTCTGCTTAAACAAGGCTTTTGCCAGATGGGTAAAAACGTACAGGCGCATGTCTGCCAAACCACAGCGTTAGACTTTGTCCTGCGTGGCAATAAACCGTCTGCGGGTTTTACGGGCCTAAAAAAGCATATTGAAAAACAAGAGAGTTTGGACGAAAACCTCAAAGCCGAAGTGCTGGGCCTCTTGTCTGAACTCGAAGACATATTCACGCCTCTTCTTGCGCTGCAAGCTGAGCCGAAAACATTCAGGCAAATCCTGCAAACTCATCTGCATATATGTGAATCTTTATGCGCCAGTGAAGACCGGGAAGGCGCACAAAATCTCTGGCACGGCGAAATTGGCCGCCATGCCAGCCGCTTTTTCAGCGAATTATTTGACCATGCTCACGCGCTGGACACACTAAATTTGCGCGATTATGCTGCAGTGCTCGCACATTTCATGAACCAAACCCAGATCCGCCCGGCCTTTGGCACCCACCCGCGCTTGCAAATTCTCGGCACATTGGAAGCTCGCCTGATTGATGCTGATCTGGTCATTCTTGGTGGCCTCAATGAAGGTGTATGGCCGCCTGAACCGGCTACTGATCCATGGATGTCCCGGCCTATGCGCAAAGAATTCGGCCTGCCCGCACCTGAACGCGGCATCGGCCTGGCCGCCCATGATTTCGTACAAGGCCTGTGCGCTCCTTGTGTTATCCTCACCCGCGCCGAAAAACAAGATGGTGCGCCTACCGTCCCTTCGCGCTGGTTGCAACGACTGGAAGCCGTCCTGCATGCAGCAAATCTTGAAACCCCGCAAGGCGGTAATATTCTGCACTGGGCAAGATTGCTGGATCACACAAGCGAAGTGAAACCGATTGACATGCCTTCTCCTTGTCCTCCTGTCGAGATGCGCCCGCGCCATCTTTCCGTCACAAAAATTGAAACCTGGCTGCGCGATCCTTATGCAATCTATGCCCGCTACATCCTTGGTCTCAAAATCCTCGATCCGCTTGAAAAACCTGTCGATGTGGCCCAGCGCGGTCAACTCCTTCATAAAATCCTCGAACGCTACGTTCTTGAAACGCGCGATGCTCTGCCCGATGGTAGCGCCGCTCTCGCCTTGAAAATTGCTCGCGAAGAAATAGACCGGCGCGGCGATGATCCGCATCTGTGGAGTTTCTGGTGGCCGCGCTTTGCAAAGACGGCCCAGTGGCTGGATTCTCACGAGCGCGGCTTGCGTGAAGCTACCCGTAATCTGGCTGTCGAAGCTCGCGGTGAAATCGACATCAAAGCGCCGGGCGGCGATTTTAATCTCACCGCTATTGCCGATCGCATAGACCTGCTTCCGGATGGCAAAGCCGCGCTGATAGACTATAAATCCGGCGGCACATACAGCGCCAAAGCCATCGAAAATGGCACCCTGCCGCAACTCCCGCTTGAAGCCCTTATTCTCGAAAAAGGCGGATTCAAAAACCTGAAACCATATGTAACCGGCTCACTACAATACTGGGTTCTCAATGGCACAGGCGACGGCGCGAAGCTCACAATCTATGACAATGCTTTAGATGAACTCGTAAAACGAACCGCCGAGAACCTTACCGCGCTCATTACCAGTTACGATAACCCTGATAGGGCCTATCTATGTCAGCCCCGCCCGGATCAGGCTCCGCGCTTTAATGATTATGAACATTTCGAACGCGTTAAGGAATGGGCAATCAGCGCTGACTCTGAAGAAACGGAGGCCGCATGA
- the addA gene encoding double-strand break repair helicase AddA, with the protein MSAQVAPRKQTETVREVEPNVLQRRASRPDASVWVSASAGTGKTKVLTDRVLRLLLPREERPGQIIPGAPAHKILCLTFTKAAASEMALRISKTLSAWAIMPLDGPEGTKTLYAELRGLLGRAPSTIEIKAARKLFADTIDVPGGLKIMTIHAFCQSILGRFPLEAGINPHLTILEDSASEALLTAARNRAFANAEKQPGSELGQALERIAATINEDQFLSLLNDITRERRQLARLKARYFDLEGLYSALCVHLGIAPHTTPQNLLNDACSDESFNANALRSAALTMQKGKGQDQTNAEIIFNWLAASTEQRMQDFSLYQSAFLKKSDGQIKARLALKNSIEANPEILDILTREGERLIALKDAMAASSSAALTRDILILGESILDEYEILKTGQGALDFDDLILKTLDLLRGKSMGLNAVNAGSWVHYKLDQGLDHILIDEAQDTNPEQWQIIEALCDEFYSNAPDNNMTRTVFTVGDEKQSIYSFQRASPEEFARMQSDFERKTKNALQTWDSVPMNISFRSTSSVLNAVDSVFAAAHTRKGLSALPIEHTAFRRGQAGLVELWPLFESDECGQTDLWTPLTSAEEAQTGRKKLSVHIAKTIKTWLSTQEILPSKACPIRPGDIMILVRTRSNLVNQIAYELKNLNVPVSGLDRMVLSQELAVQDLLAAAECALQPLDDLTLASVLKSPLIGLNEDEIFNLSAYRGKKSLWESLQASDHQKITAYLKNLLTLSKKTTPFEFFSHILQSPCPTDTISARRAIMRRLGKDTLDPLDELLSLARTVEKQSPPSLQKFIHDRRASHQEIKREHHSDNGETDGEVRIMTIHGSKGLQAPIVILPDTITSAAKEAARAEKRLLWPNQTGLNLPLWSPRKECDYQAYREAMGALNQRLDEEYRRLLYVAMTRAEDRLYIGGALGKSQSPEKLPGGCWYDLIAQGLQNLEDIEDLKNGGLRLTNPQIHEPEKPKVPGKTAPLIEPTPQWLHTHPPSESQTTTIIRPSHIADTAISPLQGTNNQRFVRGNLTHKLLQLLPTIPRKNWENTAQAFLKRYAKTLSAEIRGEIACETLKVLNHPDFAPLFGPGSMAEVPISGHLEGKGLISGQIDRLYIDENTISIIDYKTNRPPPENPAQIPEIYRSQMHTYAAVLKKIYPGRTIHAALLWTDGPILMPLDLKIM; encoded by the coding sequence ATGAGCGCGCAGGTCGCACCCAGGAAACAAACCGAAACCGTTCGTGAAGTCGAACCCAATGTTTTGCAACGCAGGGCTTCACGCCCCGACGCCTCAGTCTGGGTCAGCGCCTCAGCCGGAACCGGCAAAACCAAGGTTCTGACCGATCGTGTTTTGCGCTTGCTTTTGCCGCGTGAAGAACGCCCCGGCCAGATTATCCCCGGCGCCCCGGCTCATAAAATCCTGTGCCTCACCTTCACCAAGGCCGCAGCCAGCGAAATGGCCCTGCGCATCTCAAAAACCCTCAGCGCATGGGCTATCATGCCGCTTGATGGACCGGAAGGCACAAAAACCCTGTATGCCGAATTGCGCGGTCTTCTGGGCCGTGCGCCCAGTACAATCGAAATCAAAGCCGCACGCAAACTTTTTGCCGACACAATCGATGTGCCTGGCGGTCTCAAAATCATGACCATCCATGCCTTTTGCCAGTCGATCCTCGGCCGTTTCCCCCTTGAAGCCGGTATCAACCCGCACCTCACCATTCTTGAAGATTCCGCCAGTGAAGCGCTTTTAACAGCCGCGCGCAACCGCGCCTTCGCCAACGCCGAAAAACAACCCGGCTCAGAACTCGGACAAGCCCTTGAGCGCATCGCTGCCACCATCAACGAAGATCAGTTCCTCAGCCTGCTCAATGATATTACTCGTGAACGTCGTCAACTTGCGCGCCTGAAAGCCCGTTATTTTGACCTTGAGGGTCTCTACAGCGCTCTATGCGTACATTTGGGCATTGCCCCTCATACAACGCCTCAAAATCTTCTCAACGATGCCTGTAGCGACGAATCCTTTAACGCTAATGCGCTGCGCAGTGCAGCGCTGACCATGCAAAAGGGCAAAGGCCAGGACCAAACTAACGCCGAAATCATCTTTAACTGGCTTGCCGCCTCTACAGAGCAACGCATGCAGGACTTTTCCCTGTATCAAAGCGCCTTCCTGAAAAAATCCGACGGGCAGATTAAAGCCCGGCTGGCGCTAAAAAACAGCATTGAGGCCAACCCCGAAATCCTTGACATTCTCACCCGCGAGGGAGAGCGCCTCATCGCCCTGAAAGACGCTATGGCCGCCAGCTCCAGCGCTGCACTTACCCGTGATATTCTGATTTTAGGGGAAAGTATTTTAGACGAATATGAAATTCTCAAAACCGGCCAGGGCGCGCTTGATTTCGATGATCTCATTCTGAAAACCCTCGACCTGCTTAGAGGTAAAAGCATGGGGCTAAACGCTGTCAACGCTGGAAGTTGGGTCCATTACAAACTCGACCAGGGTCTTGACCATATCTTGATCGACGAAGCCCAGGACACCAATCCAGAACAATGGCAAATCATAGAAGCTCTTTGTGACGAGTTCTACAGCAATGCTCCTGATAACAATATGACACGAACCGTATTTACGGTGGGTGATGAAAAGCAATCTATATACAGCTTCCAGCGCGCTTCTCCCGAAGAATTCGCCCGCATGCAAAGCGATTTCGAACGTAAAACCAAAAATGCGCTGCAAACATGGGACAGCGTCCCCATGAACATCTCATTCCGCTCTACCAGCAGTGTTCTAAACGCTGTCGATTCGGTTTTCGCCGCTGCACACACTCGCAAAGGTCTCAGCGCCCTGCCTATTGAGCACACAGCCTTTCGCCGCGGCCAGGCTGGCCTTGTCGAACTTTGGCCCCTCTTTGAGAGCGACGAGTGCGGCCAGACAGATCTCTGGACTCCGCTTACCAGCGCTGAAGAAGCTCAAACTGGTCGCAAAAAACTCAGCGTTCATATCGCTAAAACCATCAAAACATGGTTAAGCACCCAAGAAATACTCCCCTCAAAAGCGTGTCCCATCCGCCCCGGGGATATTATGATTCTGGTGCGTACCCGCTCAAACCTTGTAAACCAGATCGCTTACGAGCTCAAAAACCTGAATGTTCCTGTCAGCGGTCTGGACCGCATGGTTTTGTCTCAGGAACTTGCCGTACAAGATCTGCTGGCGGCGGCAGAATGCGCGCTCCAGCCTCTGGATGACCTGACGCTTGCCAGTGTTCTTAAATCTCCGCTCATCGGCCTCAATGAAGACGAAATCTTCAACCTCAGCGCCTACCGCGGCAAAAAAAGCCTCTGGGAAAGTTTGCAAGCCAGCGATCATCAGAAAATCACCGCCTATTTAAAAAACCTGCTTACCTTGTCAAAAAAGACAACGCCATTCGAATTTTTCTCCCACATTCTTCAATCCCCCTGCCCGACAGACACAATCAGCGCTCGGCGTGCCATCATGCGGCGTTTAGGAAAGGATACTCTCGATCCCCTCGACGAACTCTTAAGTCTCGCACGCACGGTTGAAAAACAATCCCCGCCCTCTTTGCAAAAATTCATCCATGACAGACGTGCCAGCCATCAGGAAATCAAACGCGAGCATCACAGCGATAACGGCGAAACTGACGGCGAAGTGCGTATCATGACCATCCACGGCTCCAAAGGCCTGCAGGCCCCCATTGTTATCCTGCCCGATACGATCACCAGCGCGGCGAAAGAGGCTGCCCGTGCTGAAAAACGCCTGCTCTGGCCAAACCAGACCGGCCTTAACCTGCCGCTATGGTCTCCACGCAAAGAATGCGATTACCAGGCCTATCGTGAAGCCATGGGCGCGCTTAACCAGCGTCTTGACGAAGAATATCGCCGCTTGCTCTATGTCGCCATGACCCGCGCCGAAGACCGCCTTTATATTGGCGGTGCGCTGGGCAAAAGCCAAAGCCCTGAAAAATTGCCCGGTGGTTGCTGGTACGATCTTATTGCGCAAGGCCTGCAAAACCTCGAAGATATCGAAGACCTGAAAAACGGCGGTTTGCGCCTGACCAATCCGCAGATTCATGAACCGGAAAAACCCAAAGTACCGGGAAAAACCGCTCCACTGATAGAGCCTACGCCACAATGGCTGCACACACATCCGCCATCAGAAAGTCAGACAACAACCATTATCCGCCCCTCACATATTGCCGACACTGCCATCTCCCCACTTCAAGGCACCAACAATCAACGTTTTGTGCGTGGGAACCTGACTCACAAGCTGTTACAGCTTCTCCCGACTATCCCTCGGAAAAACTGGGAAAATACCGCTCAGGCTTTCCTGAAGCGCTACGCAAAAACCCTAAGCGCTGAAATTCGGGGCGAAATTGCCTGCGAAACACTCAAAGTTTTAAATCACCCGGATTTTGCTCCATTATTTGGTCCCGGTTCCATGGCCGAAGTCCCGATCAGCGGCCATTTAGAAGGAAAAGGTCTCATCAGCGGCCAAATCGACCGGCTCTATATTGATGAAAATACAATCTCGATTATCGATTACAAAACCAATCGCCCTCCACCGGAAAATCCGGCGCAAATCCCGGAAATCTACCGCAGTCAAATGCATACCTACGCCGCCGTGCTCAAAAAAATCTACCCCGGCCGCACCATCCACGCGGCTTTGTTGTGGACAGACGGCCCAATTCTCATGCCCCTTGATCTCAAAATCATGTAG
- the trxA gene encoding thioredoxin: MPSVAVTDSNFDSEVLQSDKPVIVDFWAEWCGPCKQLSPVIDELAEDLGGAVKVVKVNIDEAPEAPTKYGVRGVPTLMIFKEGQVVDTRVGGMPKSQLQEWIEGQV, translated from the coding sequence ATGCCCAGCGTAGCCGTTACAGATTCGAATTTTGATAGTGAAGTGCTCCAATCTGACAAGCCCGTCATCGTTGATTTCTGGGCAGAGTGGTGCGGACCTTGTAAGCAGCTCTCACCCGTAATTGACGAATTGGCCGAAGATTTAGGCGGTGCGGTGAAAGTCGTGAAAGTGAATATCGACGAAGCCCCGGAAGCGCCAACCAAATATGGCGTACGCGGCGTTCCGACTTTGATGATTTTCAAGGAAGGCCAAGTGGTTGACACCCGCGTCGGCGGCATGCCCAAATCCCAGCTTCAGGAATGGATCGAAGGTCAGGTTTAA
- a CDS encoding translation initiation factor IF-3, whose product MARPVNNRPPRKDDGPRINDDITASEVRVVDADGEMQGVMSVAEAIKLAEEAGLDLVEVSPNASPPVCKILDFGKYKYEQQKKASEARKKQKIVDVKEVKIRPGIEEHDYNVKMRSARKFLKNGDKVKVTMRFRGREMAHQDIGFDLLKRMTEELADVGKVDLQPKMEGRQIIMVLSSEVQK is encoded by the coding sequence ATCGCCAGACCAGTGAATAACCGCCCGCCGCGCAAAGATGACGGGCCCCGGATTAACGATGATATTACAGCTTCAGAAGTTCGCGTTGTTGATGCGGATGGTGAAATGCAGGGCGTTATGTCTGTTGCGGAGGCTATAAAACTGGCTGAAGAAGCCGGTCTGGATTTAGTTGAGGTTTCCCCGAATGCATCTCCGCCGGTTTGCAAGATTCTCGATTTTGGCAAGTATAAATACGAGCAGCAGAAAAAAGCTTCTGAGGCACGGAAAAAACAGAAGATTGTTGATGTTAAAGAGGTAAAAATCCGCCCCGGCATTGAAGAGCACGACTATAATGTGAAAATGCGCAGTGCGCGGAAATTCCTGAAAAATGGCGACAAGGTTAAGGTGACAATGCGTTTTCGCGGCCGTGAAATGGCTCACCAGGATATTGGTTTTGACCTGCTTAAGCGCATGACCGAAGAGCTTGCCGATGTCGGCAAGGTCGATCTACAGCCCAAAATGGAAGGACGTCAGATTATTATGGTGCTGTCCTCGGAAGTCCAGAAGTAA
- a CDS encoding tryptophan-rich sensory protein — translation MKYIAPTLWILVFQVIGWAIGLLTRQNMGWYDTLIKSPFNPPDIVFPIVWSTLYALLALAGWLVWNARKKPGGNQAHNLYWMQMFLNWGWTFIFFEFHLILLGFFWILAYLVAMLAFVAAAWTVERRASLLVIPTIVWGCFAAYLNYSIWTLN, via the coding sequence ATGAAATATATCGCTCCAACATTATGGATTTTGGTGTTTCAGGTGATTGGCTGGGCGATCGGTCTACTGACGCGCCAGAATATGGGCTGGTACGACACGCTGATTAAATCGCCGTTCAATCCACCTGATATTGTGTTTCCGATTGTCTGGAGCACGCTCTATGCTTTGCTGGCGCTGGCCGGATGGCTGGTGTGGAATGCACGAAAGAAACCGGGCGGTAACCAAGCGCATAATCTGTATTGGATGCAAATGTTTTTAAACTGGGGATGGACATTCATATTTTTTGAATTTCATCTGATACTGTTGGGGTTCTTCTGGATTCTGGCGTACTTGGTGGCCATGTTGGCTTTTGTTGCTGCGGCTTGGACTGTTGAGCGCCGGGCAAGCCTGTTGGTTATTCCGACAATTGTGTGGGGCTGTTTTGCCGCGTATCTGAATTACTCTATATGGACCCTGAATTGA